From a single Candidatus Binataceae bacterium genomic region:
- a CDS encoding alpha/beta hydrolase, which yields MENAVPMAGVMPEPKMIEVEGVGTRYYDSGAGEVVVFIYGGNFGAQDSASSAQTWDQTLPALAARFRTIAFDKLGQGFTDNPLRDEDYTMAAVVRHAVAFIKALSLPPVHLVGHSRGGFTAARIALEYPALVRSLTVINSGTLMPTVSTNEPTLARPPAPPLTRESARWIYEHYSFNPAIVTDAWIETVFAVMSQPKYRESVRKMWQEQLATRLFYPQLALQKRDTLLWINDGRLQRPTLIVWGYNDRTAPVAGGFELFRMIAAHQRRTELHIINQSGHFPFREHPAQFNALLARFVASCAAPEVLS from the coding sequence ATGGAGAACGCAGTCCCGATGGCCGGGGTGATGCCCGAGCCTAAGATGATCGAAGTCGAGGGGGTGGGCACGCGCTATTACGATAGTGGCGCGGGCGAGGTGGTGGTTTTTATCTACGGCGGCAATTTTGGCGCGCAGGATTCCGCGTCCAGCGCCCAAACCTGGGATCAAACGCTGCCTGCGCTGGCGGCGCGCTTTCGCACCATCGCATTCGACAAGCTGGGGCAGGGCTTCACCGACAACCCCCTGCGCGACGAGGATTACACGATGGCCGCGGTGGTGCGGCACGCGGTCGCCTTTATCAAGGCGCTGAGCTTACCCCCGGTCCATCTGGTTGGCCATTCACGCGGCGGCTTCACCGCCGCCCGCATCGCGCTGGAATATCCCGCGCTGGTGCGCTCGCTGACCGTAATTAACAGCGGCACCCTGATGCCCACGGTCAGCACCAACGAACCAACCTTGGCTCGTCCCCCCGCTCCACCCCTGACGCGGGAGAGCGCGCGCTGGATTTATGAGCATTACTCCTTTAATCCCGCCATTGTCACCGACGCCTGGATCGAGACCGTCTTCGCAGTCATGTCGCAGCCCAAGTATCGCGAGAGCGTGCGCAAGATGTGGCAGGAGCAACTCGCCACCCGCCTGTTCTATCCGCAGTTGGCGCTGCAAAAGCGCGACACCCTGTTGTGGATCAATGACGGCCGTCTGCAGCGTCCCACCCTGATCGTGTGGGGCTATAACGATCGGACGGCTCCCGTGGCTGGAGGTTTCGAGCTGTTTCGCATGATCGCCGCCCATCAACGGCGCACCGAATTACATATCATCAATCAGTCCGGCCATTTTCCCTTCCGTGAGCATCCGGCCCAGTTCAACGCCCTGCTGGCCCGCTTTGTGGCTTCCTGTGCCGCACCGGAGGTCCTGTCATGA
- a CDS encoding c-type cytochrome has product MDHFDGRQLYARHCARCHGSSGRGDGPQVAGSFHKPHSFADCTWMNLMSDATLFLVISEGSEAGGFRTGMPAFGNKLSYAQIVSLIRYVRSFCRASKSTPDQGAQASASWNAMSAR; this is encoded by the coding sequence GTGGACCACTTCGACGGACGCCAGCTCTATGCGCGCCATTGCGCGCGTTGTCACGGCTCAAGCGGGCGCGGCGACGGTCCTCAGGTCGCCGGCTCGTTTCACAAACCCCACAGCTTTGCCGACTGCACCTGGATGAATCTGATGTCCGATGCGACGCTGTTCCTGGTAATCTCGGAGGGCAGCGAGGCGGGCGGCTTTCGGACCGGAATGCCGGCCTTCGGCAATAAGCTAAGCTATGCTCAGATCGTGAGCTTGATTCGGTACGTGCGCAGCTTCTGCCGCGCGTCCAAGTCCACGCCGGACCAGGGTGCTCAGGCCAGCGCTTCGTGGAACGCCATGAGCGCGCGATAA
- a CDS encoding alpha/beta fold hydrolase produces MSALQERSVAVQGRQVRVLSAGPARERAVLLLQGGMAGVAPYCGGPHMWAPDLERWLAGQSLFVVDLPGHGGFTLAEGAPSLDLIGGQVAALMEALGPARFDVVGHDHGALVALWLGLNHPRLLASVSLAASPLAAPTGDSVGNLTLAGLPWPRASALSQAWALERISYSHHHIDRALLESCVTAADSQVYRHAAAIMGEDGYERSYLPSVRATKSRLYELCRGEGFPVPAQVIWAANDPLTPPERGFALYEVLAAGQPATRFTLVNRAGHLLFREQPEAFYRALMAFHEALA; encoded by the coding sequence ATGAGCGCGTTGCAGGAACGCAGCGTTGCGGTGCAAGGGCGCCAGGTGAGGGTGCTAAGCGCTGGCCCGGCGCGCGAGCGAGCGGTGCTTTTATTGCAGGGCGGGATGGCGGGGGTGGCGCCTTATTGCGGTGGGCCGCATATGTGGGCACCGGACTTGGAGCGCTGGCTTGCGGGGCAAAGCCTGTTTGTGGTCGATCTGCCCGGTCACGGCGGTTTTACCCTGGCCGAGGGCGCGCCCAGTCTTGATCTTATTGGCGGACAGGTGGCGGCCTTGATGGAGGCACTGGGGCCGGCCCGCTTCGACGTCGTCGGCCACGACCACGGCGCGCTGGTGGCTTTGTGGCTGGGGCTTAATCACCCGCGCCTGCTGGCGTCGGTGAGCCTCGCCGCAAGTCCCCTGGCAGCGCCCACTGGCGATAGCGTGGGTAATTTGACGCTGGCGGGACTGCCGTGGCCGCGCGCCAGCGCGCTCTCGCAAGCTTGGGCGTTGGAGCGCATTTCCTATTCTCACCATCATATTGATCGCGCGCTGCTGGAGAGTTGCGTCACCGCCGCGGACAGCCAGGTCTATCGCCATGCGGCCGCCATCATGGGCGAGGATGGTTATGAGCGCTCCTATCTGCCCAGCGTGCGAGCTACCAAGTCGCGTCTTTACGAATTGTGCCGAGGCGAGGGCTTTCCTGTGCCGGCCCAGGTCATCTGGGCCGCCAATGATCCATTAACCCCGCCTGAGCGCGGTTTTGCCCTTTATGAAGTGCTTGCCGCCGGCCAGCCCGCGACCCGCTTTACGCTCGTTAATCGGGCCGGACATCTGCTGTTTCGCGAGCAACCTGAAGCTTTTTATCGCGCGCTCATGGCGTTCCACGAAGCGCTGGCCTGA
- a CDS encoding polysaccharide deacetylase family protein, protein MATSMTYSRRWQWPNEAKLALTIGLAFEAFEFQSQYRTEVPAGKTNHFSLSYADYGWKSGAWRLFALLDEFGLKAHLTTSGLAAQRHPEVPAAAARAGHEIAGHGWVNDKLAGDEHPEMELAEIQRCTKVLSAAAGVRPLGWTSPGSTLSKNTLDILAGEGYLWSGDDASDDLPFIQSTKHGPLVILPRTNTHHNDLTVWLAPRNPPSIIWEGFKDTFDQLYAEGCAGAPRWTEITIHCHIGGRPTLIPTLRKCLAYAKEHQGVWFARRLDLAQWTLRRAGLINE, encoded by the coding sequence ATGGCCCAACGAAGCCAAGCTGGCCTTGACGATCGGCCTGGCTTTCGAAGCCTTCGAGTTTCAGAGCCAGTACCGGACCGAGGTTCCAGCCGGGAAAACCAACCATTTCTCGCTCTCCTACGCCGACTACGGTTGGAAGAGCGGGGCTTGGCGGCTGTTTGCGCTGTTGGATGAATTTGGCCTTAAGGCCCATCTGACCACCAGCGGCCTGGCCGCCCAGCGGCATCCCGAGGTACCGGCGGCGGCGGCCCGCGCCGGGCACGAGATCGCGGGCCATGGCTGGGTCAACGATAAGCTGGCCGGCGATGAGCATCCCGAGATGGAGTTGGCCGAGATCCAACGCTGCACCAAGGTGTTGAGCGCCGCGGCCGGCGTGCGGCCGCTGGGCTGGACCAGTCCGGGCTCCACGCTGTCCAAAAACACCCTGGATATTCTGGCCGGCGAGGGTTACCTGTGGTCGGGCGACGACGCCAGCGACGATTTGCCCTTCATTCAATCAACCAAGCATGGGCCGTTGGTTATTTTGCCCCGCACCAATACCCATCATAACGATTTGACGGTGTGGCTGGCGCCGCGCAATCCACCCAGCATTATCTGGGAGGGTTTCAAGGACACCTTCGATCAGCTCTATGCCGAGGGCTGCGCGGGCGCTCCGCGCTGGACCGAAATCACCATCCATTGCCATATCGGCGGCCGACCGACGCTGATTCCGACTTTGCGCAAATGTCTAGCCTATGCCAAAGAGCATCAGGGGGTTTGGTTCGCACGCAGGCTGGACTTGGCACAATGGACGCTGCGCCGCGCTGGCTTAATCAACGAGTGA